One window of Oryza brachyantha chromosome 12, ObraRS2, whole genome shotgun sequence genomic DNA carries:
- the LOC102700107 gene encoding uncharacterized protein LOC102700107 — translation MRKLRLSAPRGGGERAVGALAFEVAALMSRAAGLWRALGDAPVARLRAEGIRLEGVRLLVADRDADLLDLALAEMAAACGDLSRSVARLSGRCADPLLRRFEALFAGLVARGADPCGLRYAAARKMDRKARKMQRLVASTALLSQELDVLAELEQAGRLRRSGTGRKGAAGGSGGEEGARRVAQQRQEVDRLRAASLWNRTFDYAVRLLARSLFTIVARITQVFGLEPNNVAMDDSAMISLASTRLSWSNSFVGSVHSLVYPSDFAPDTPRSFLPAKSGKVSNGGEHVRRFLLSRSHSLRQLKWPMAGKHLIGCMVSGSRSPDRERWLHGGDGDLPLSFSYMSASNGDYSSINSQSHDDHHHHTNANLSMSAFESSSHSWVMSAPATTLGAAALALHYANLIVFIEKLTVAPHHICQDERDALYNMLTGRIRASLRARLKPVAKNNMAAAAAARDPIMAAEWSDTVQRVLGWLAPLAHNMLRWQSERNFEQRNVASSSTSVLLLQTLHFADRKKSEAAIVELLVGLDYLWRAGRRELDARAKRLVPAGGENYHDFADYNLQ, via the coding sequence ATGCGGAAGCTCAGACTGAGCgcgccccgcggcggcggcgagagggcgGTGGGCGCGCTGGCGTTCGAGGTGGCGGCGCTCATGTCGCGGGCGGCCGGGCTGTGGCGCGCGCTCGGGGACGCCCCGGTGGCGCGGCTCCGGGCGGAGGGCATCCGCCTCGAGGGCGTGCGCCTCCTCGTGGCCGACCGCGACGCCGACCTGCTCGACCTCGCGCTCGCCGAGATGGCCGCCGCCTGCGGGGACCTCTCGCGCTCCGTCGCCAGGCTCTCCGGCCGGTGCGCTGACCCGCTGCTCCGGCGGTTCGAGGCGCTGTTTGCTGGCCTCGTCGCCCGCGGCGCCGACCCGTGCGGGCTGCGGTACGCCGCCGCGAGGAAGATGGACCGCAAGGCGCGCAAGATGCAACGGCTCGTCGCGTCCACGGCGCTCCTGTCGCAGGAGCTCGACGTGCTCGCCGAGCTCGAGCAGGCGGGCCGCCTGCGCCGATCGGGCACCGGCCGGaagggcgcggccggcggcagcggcggagaaGAGGGCGCCCGCCGCGTGGCGCAGCAGAGGCAGGAGGTCGACCGCCTCCGCGCGGCCTCGCTGTGGAACCGGACCTTCGACTACGCCGTGCGCCTGCTCGCCAGGTCGCTCTTCACCATCGTCGCCAGGATCACCCAAGTGTTCGGCTTGGAGCCCAACAACGTCGCCATGGACGACTCCGCCATGATCTCGCTCGCCAGCACCCGTCTCTCATGGAGCAATTCCTTCGTCGGAAGCGTGCACTCCTTGGTCTACCCTTCAGACTTCGCCCCAGACACTCCCCGGAGCTTCCTCCCTGCAAAGTCCGGCAAGGTTTCCAACGGTGGCGAACATGTTCGTCGGTTCCTACTCTCCAGGAGCCACAGCTTGAGGCAGCTCAAATGGCCAATGGCCGGGAAACACCTCATCGGCTGCATGGTCAGTGGGAGCAGGTCTCCGGACAGGGAGAGGTGGCTCCACGGCGGTGATGGCGATCTTCCACTGAGCTTCAGCTACATGTCAGCCAGCAACGGCGATTATTCCAGCATCAATTCCCAATCCCacgacgaccaccaccaccacaccaaCGCGAATCTCTCCATGTCCGCGTTCGAGTCGTCATCGCACAGCTGGGTGATGAGCGCGCCCGCCACGACGCtcggcgccgcggcgctgGCCCTGCACTACGCGAATCTCATCGTCTTCATCGAGAAGCTCACGGTGGCGCCGCACCATATCTGCCAGGACGAGAGAGATGCGCTCTACAACATGCTGACCGGCAGGATACGAGCATCTCTCCGAGCTCGGCTCAAGCCCGTGGCCAAGAACAACatggcagctgctgctgctgctcgtgaTCCGATCATGGCCGCCGAGTGGTCCGACACGGTGCAACGCGTCCTGGGGTGGCTGGCTCCACTGGCTCACAACATGCTGCGGTGGCAGTCGGAGAGGAACTTCGAGCAGAGAAACGTCGCCTCCAGCAGCACGAGCGTGCTGCTTCTGCAGACGCTGCATTTCGCGGACCGGAAGAAGAGCGAGGCCGCCATAGTTGAGCTGCTCGTTGGTCTGGACTACCTGTGGAGAGCTGGAAGAAGAGAGCTTGATGCAAGAGCTAAGAGGTTGGTGCCAGCAGGTGGCGAAAACTACCATGATTTCGCAGATTACAATTTACAGTAG